The following are encoded together in the Lactuca sativa cultivar Salinas chromosome 1, Lsat_Salinas_v11, whole genome shotgun sequence genome:
- the LOC111917771 gene encoding uncharacterized protein LOC111917771, producing the protein MPQRPNRGNNQPPTPPEINSAAFQAAVSIAVTAAMAQIHNGNNGGGNGQGTGSSNNRMNQGPIKACSYKDFTNAKPRTFNGTGGVITLKRWIEKVESVFEICGCPEEVKVKFATCTFVDQALTWWNGHVEAMTLLVANAMPWMELKEMLMVEYSPRGEVHKMEQELWNLTVRNSDIDAYISRFSELTLLCPDMITSEGKKIE; encoded by the coding sequence ATGCCGCAAAGACCAAACCGTGGAAACAATCAACCACCGACACCACCGGAAATCAACTCAGCTGCGTTTCAAGCAGCTGTATCTATTGCAGTCACAGCAGCAATGGCGCAAATCCACAATGGGAACAATGGTGGAGGAAACGGACAGGGGACCGGAAGTTCAAACAACCGGATGAACCAAGGACCTATCAAGGCATGCTcttacaaagatttcaccaacgccaagccacgaacctttaatggcacaggGGGAGTGATAACCCTGAAGAGATGGATtgaaaaggtggaatcggtattcgagatatgcggaTGCCCTGAAGAAGTCAAGGTGAAGTTTGCAACATGTACATTTGTTGATcaagctctcacctggtggaatggacatgtggagGCTATGACTCTCCTGGTGGCTAATGCCATGCCTTGGATGGAACTGAAGGAAATGCTCATGGTTGAATACAGCCCACGTGGTGAGGTTCATAAAATGGAGCAAGAGTTATGGAATCTCACTGTCCGAAACTCcgacatcgatgcctacatatcgaggtTTAGCGAACTGACCCTGTTGTGCCCTGACATGATTACTTCGGAAGGGAAGAAAATCGAATGA